The region GTCACCCTCAAGAAGGACGGCCGGCCCCAGCTGTCCAACGTGAACCACGCCTACGATCCCGATGAGCGGATCGTCCGGGTCTCGGTCACGGACGACCGCGCCAAGACCCGCAATCTGCGCCGGGATCCGCGGGCCTCCTACCATGTGACGGCCGAGGACCGTTGGGCGTACACGGTCGCCGAGGGCACCGCCGAGCTCACTCCCGTCGCCCGGGACCCCCACGACGAGACCGTCGAGGAACTGGTGCGGCTCTACCGGGCGGTCCGGGGCGAGCACCCCGACTGGGACGACTACCGGGCCGCCATGGTCAGCGACGGCCGGCTCGTCCTACGGCTCCACGTGGAGCGCGCGTACGGCGTCCCCCGCGGACGCTGAGCCGAGGGTCGAAGGGATCTCCGCGCACACCGGCCGCCCCTGAACCCGGCCGGGGTGCGCGGAGTGGCTCTGTGTAACCGCGCTGTTTCTTTCCGCTTGTTCCGGGCGATGTTCTTGCCGAAAGCGTCCGCTGTCAACCGTGCCCCCCTGTCGGGCGGTCAGGCGGTCACGGCCTCGTGCTTCGCGGCGTCCTGGGGCGCCCGCTCGCCCAGTTGCTCCGTCGGCACCGTGTGCGTCTCGCGGGCGGTGAGCGCGGCGAGCACCGGCGGGACGCACAGCGCCGCGGTGAACAGTGCCACGGACGACCAGTCGTCGCCGCCCGGCCCCGCGATCTGCGCGGCGAAGGTGACCGCGAACCCGGCGACGGCGAAGCCGATCTGCGTGCCGATCGCCATACCGGAGAGCCGGACGCGGGTGGAGAACATCTCGCCGTAGAAGGACGGCCAGACACCGTTGGCCGCGCTGTACACGACACCGAAGGCGAGGATGCCGAAGAGCAGGACGAGGGGGTACGAGCCGGTCGAGATGGCCCACAGGTAGGCGAACATCAGCACGGCGCTGCCCGCGGCGCCGATCAGAAAGACCGGACGGCGGCCGATCCGGTCGGAGAGCGTGGCCCAGGCGGGGATCGCGCCGAGGGCCACGATGTTGGCGAGCGCGCCCACCCACAGCATCTGCGTGCGCGACAGCCCGACCGAGTCGCTCGTGCCGTACGCCAGCGCCCAGACCGTGAAGATCGTGCTGACCGAGGCGATCAGGGCGCCCGCCACGACCCGCAGGACGTCCGCCCAGTGCTCGCGGAGGAGCACGAGGAGCGGCAGCTTGGGAACGCCCTCGCTCGCGGCCTGCTGGGTGAAGGCCGGCGTCTCCTGGAGCGTGCGGCGGATGACATAGCCGACCACGGCGACCGCGACGCTCGCCCAGAACGGCACGCGCCAGCCCCAGGAGAGCAGTTGGTCCTCGGGCAGCGCGGCGACCGGCAGGAACACCAGGGTCGCCAGGAGCTGGCCGCCCTGGGTGCCGCTGAGGGTGAAGCTGGTGAAGAAGCCCCGGCGGTGGGGCGGCGCGTGCTCCAGCGTCATGGAGTTGGCGCTCGCCTGCTCACCGGCCGCGGAGATGCCCTGGAGGACGCGGCAGAGCACCAGCAGGACCGGGGCGAGGCCGCCGACCTGGGCGCGGGTGGGCAGACAGCCGATGAGGAACGTCGACAGGCCCATCAGGATCAGCGTGAAGACCATGATCTTCTTACGGCCGACTCGGTCGCCGAAGTGGCCGAGGAAGAGCGCGCCGACCGGGCGGGCCGCATACGCGACGCCGAACGTGGCCAGCGAGAGGAGGGTCGCGGTGGCCGGGTCCGACTCGTCGAAGAAGACCTTCGGGAAGATCAGGGCCGCGGCGCTGCCGTAGATGAAGAAGTCGTAGTACTCCAGGGCGCTGCCGATCCAGGCGGCCATGGCGGCCTTCCGGGGCTGGCCGGGTGGCGCGTCGAGCGGGACGGCGGGGACAGACACGGCGTGCTCCTTCGAGGGAACTCCGGGGACGGGAGTGACGGAGTGACGGAGGGGAGAGGTGCCGGGACCCTGGGGGTGTACGGGTCGGCCGTGCCGGATGCGACGAGTCTGCTCGACGGTGGGAGGTCTGCTCAACGTAGCGCGTCCGGCTAATTAACCCACTGGATAGTTAGTAGCGGATGGCTACGGATGTTGCGCCCACGTTTCCCGGGTGTCAAGAGGTCGTACTGAAGGATCTTTCCCGGCCGTGCCCCGGCCCGGCCCCGGAGCGAGGCACGGAGAGGGGGTGACGGTCCTGCCGTTCTCAGTCCTCCGTGCGGTCCGCCGTCAGATAGGCGATGACCATGTCGCCGAGCATGGTCCGGTAGTGCTCCCGCTGGTCGGGGGCGACCAGGTCACGGCCGAAGAGGGCGCCGAAGGTATGCCGGTTGGAGACCCGGAAGAAGCAGAACGAGCTGATCATCGCGTGCAGGTCCACGGCGTCGACGTCGGCCGTGAACAGCCCCGACTTCCGGCCGGTCTCCAGGATGCGGCGGATCACCTCCAGCGCGGGCGAACCGATCTTCCCGAGTTCCTCGGACGCCGCTATGTGCTCCGCCTCGTGGATGTTCTCGATGCTGACCAGCCGGATGAAGTCCGGATGCGCCTCATGGTGGTCGAAGGTCAGCTCGGCGAGCCTGCGGATGGCCGCGACCGGGTCCAAGTGCTCGACGTCCAGATCCTGTTCGGCCCTCCGGATCGCGGAGTACGCGCGCTCCAGAACGGCCGTGAACAGCTGCTCCTTGCCGCCGAAGTAGTAATAGATCATCCGCTTGGTGGTGCGGGTGCGGGCGGCGATCTCGTCGACGCGGGCACCGGCGAAGCCGGCGCGGGAGAACTCCTGGGTCGCCACGTCGAGAATCTCGGCCTTGGTCCGGGCGGCGTCGCGGATGCGCCCGACGGGCCGTGCAGGTTCTTCGACGCTGGTCATCGGCTTCCTTCGGGCGAGGGGGTCAGTGCCCGCGATTGTAGAAGCAGGGTCTGCCGCCGTGGTCCCGAGTTCCGGGGCGGGCCTTCCCGCGAGCTCGGGATGCTGATATAGCTAACGTACTAGTTCGTACATTAGTGAGCGCTCAGGAGGTCCGCCGTGACCATGGACACGTATCTCGTCGGCCTCATCGGTTCCGGCATCGGCCCCTCGCTCAGCCCCGCGCTGCACGAGCGGGAGGCCGACCGGCAGGGACTGCGCTATCTGTACCGGCTGATCGACATCGACGTGCTCGGCGTCGGGCCGGAGGCGGTGGGCGATCTCGTACGGGCCGCGCGGGACCTCGGCTTCGACGGGCTGAACATCACGCACCCCTGCAAGCAACTGGTCATCGACCACCTCGACGAGCTCGCTCCGCAGGCGGCGGCCCTCGGCGCGGTCAACACCGTCGTCTTCGAGGGGGGCCGCGCGGTCGGGCACAACACCGATGTCACCGGGTTCGCGGCGTCCTTCGCGCGCGGGCTGCCCGATGTCCCGCTGGAGCGGGTCGTGCAGCTGGGTGCGGGCGGGGCGGGGGCGGCCGTCGCCCACGCCGTGCTGACGCTGGGCGCGGGGCACGTCACCGTCGTGGACGCGATGCCGGACCGGGCGGCGGATCTCGCCGCCGGGCTGAACCGGCACTTCGGTGCGGGGCGGGCGGCGGCCGCGGCGCCGGACGCGCTCGGGGGGCTGCTCGGCCGCGGCGACGGGGTGGTGCACGCGACGCCCACCGGGATGGCGGCCCATCCCGGGCTGCCCTTCCCGGCCGAGCTGCTGCATCCCGGTCTGTGGGTCGCCGAGGTGGTGTACCGGCCGCTGGAGACCGAGTTGCTGCGCACGGCCCGGGCGGTGGGGTGCGCGACGCTGGACGGCGGGGGCATGGCCGTGTTCCAGGCGGCGGACGCGTTTCGGCTGTTCACGGGGCGGGAGCCGGATGCCGTTCGGATGCTGGCGGACATTGCCGAGCTGGCGGGTGTATCGGGTGCGGGTGTTGGTGGCTGAGGTCGCCTGATGGGTGGGGTGGCTCGGGTTGTGTGGCGGGGTGCGGGGCGTGGGGGCTGGTCGCGCAGTGCCCCGCGCCCCTTACGGGGCGGTGGGGGTTGATCGCGCAGCCCCCGCGCCCCCTGCGGGGCGGGTGCGCGGGTGCGGGGCGCGCCCACGCGGCGGAGCCGCACTTTTCACAGCCCCGCGCCCCGTACGGGGCGCGCCTGAGCCGGCGGCTCTCGCCGTGCCTCTCTGTGGAGCGACAGCTAAGGAGTATCGACGTGCGTACGTCCATTGCCACTGTCTCGCTCAGTGGGTCCCTGACCGAGAAGCTCACGGCTGCGGGACGGGCCGGGTTCGACGGGGTGGAGATCTTCGAGAACGATCTGCTCGCGAGCCCCCTCACCCCCGAGGAGATCCGGGCCCGCACCGCGGACCTCGGTCTGAGCATCGACCTGTACCAGCCGATGCGGGACATCGAAGCGGTGCCCGAAGAAGAGTTCGCCCGCAATCTGCGCCGCGCCCGGCACAAGTTCGAACTCATGCGCCGCCTCGGCACCGACACGGTCCTGGTCTGCTCCAGCGTCTCCCCGCTCGCCGTGGACGACGACGCGCTCGCGGCCGACCAGCTGCGCCGGCTCGCGGACCTCGCACAGGACTTCGGTATGCGCGTCGCCTACGAGGCGCTCGCGTGGGGCCGCCATGTGAGTACGTACGACCACGCCTGGAGCATCGTCGAAGCCGCGGACCACCCCGCCCTCGGCACCTGCCTGGACAGCTTCCACATCCTCGCCCGCGGCGGCGACCCCAAGGGCATCGAGGACATCCCCGGCGAGAAGATCTTCTTCCTGCAACTGGCCGACGCCCCCCTGATGGCGATGGACGTCCTGCAGTGGAGCCGCCACTACCGTTGCTTCCCGGGCCAGGGCGGCTTCGACATCGCGGGGTTCCTCGGACACGTCCTGCGGGCCGGATACCGCGGACCGCTCTCCCTCGAGGTCTTCAACGACGTCTTCCGGCAGGCCGAGGCCGGACCGACCGCCGTGGACGCGCGTCGCTCCCTCCTCGTCCTCCAGGAGGCGACGGGACTCGCGGCCCCGCCCGCGCCCGTGGTGCCGACCGGTGTCGCCTTCGCCGAGCTCGTCACCCCCGACGTCGAACCCGTCACCGCCCTCCTCGGCGCCCTCGGCTTCACCCGCAGGGCCAGGCACCGCAGCAAGCCCGTCGATCTCTGGCAGCAGGGCGAGGCCCGTGTCCTCGTGAACACCGGACCGGCCGCCCGGCGCGACGGCACCTCCCTCGCCGCCGTCGGCCTGGAGTCCCCGGACCCGGCCGCCGCGGCCCGGCGCGCCGAATCCCTCCTCGCCCCGGTCCTGCCCCGCCGCCGCGCCCCCGAGGACGCACCGCTGGACGCGGTGGCCGCCCCCGACGGCACCGAACTCTTCTTCTGTGTCACGGACCGCTCCGGGCACCCCGAACTCGCGCGGTGGACGGGCGACTTCGTGCCGGTCCCGCACGAACGACTCCCGCAGCACGTGGCCCGCATCGACCACCTGGCCCTCACCCAGCCCTGGCACCAGTTCGACGAGGCGGCCCTCTTCCACCGCAGTGTGCTCGGGCTGAGCGCACAGGACAGCGTCGATGTCGCCGACCCGTACGGACTGCACCGCAGCCGCGCGGTCACCAACGCCGACGGCAGCGTCCGTATCGCCCTCGGCGTCGGGCCCGCCCCCACCGACGAGGGCGCCCGCGCCCAGCACATCGCCCTCGCCACCGACGACGTGGTCACCGCGGCCCGCCGCTTCCGCGAGGCCGGCGGGCGACTGCTGGCGATGCCCGCGAACTACTACGACGACCTCGCCGCACGGTATGAGTTTGCCGACGGCGAGCCGGAGACGTACCGCGAACTCGGCATCCTCTACGACCGTGACGCGGAGGGCGAGTTCCGCCACTGCTACACGGAGACGGTGGGCCGCGTCTTCTTCGAGCTCGTCCAGCGTGACGGCGGTTACCGGGGCTACGGAGCGCAGAACGCCCCGGTGCGGCTGGCCGCGCAGCACCTGCCGCGCCGAGCGGGGCGCTGACCCCTCGGCCGTGTCACGGCGCCACTCGCGTCACGATGCCGTTCGTCCGAGCCCCAGGCGGCGCATATTACCCGTCAGTTGACATTGAAACACCAATGACCACCGCTATCATCACACCACCCGCGGAACACCTCTGCGGAGCGACCGTCGGCCGATGACAGCGGCAGCACGGTATCGCCCCCAGTCTGCTGCCCAGGACGTGGAGCAATCGGCCTCCGGCTCCGAGGCCGGTTTCAGTGCTTCACGTTTTGAGAGGGAGCCCATGCCGGGAGACCGCTTCACCCCCGACTTCGACCCCGACTACGGGGACGCGCCCCTCAGCACCGCACGCAAGGACATCGCCAACGGGCGCTGGCAGGGTCTGCGGGATCTGCTGCGGGTGACCGGCCCCGCATGGTCCGTGCGCGCCCACCGGATCCGGCTGCTCGCGCCCGCGTGCGCGGGCAACTCCGCGGTCGAGTCCTGGCTCGCCGCGGAGCCGCGCAGCCCCGACGCCCTGGTACTGCGGGCCGCGACCGAGGTGGCCAGGGCCTTCACCCTCGCCACCGCCGCGGGCGGGAGCGCACCCGTCGAGCAGCGGCGCGTCGACCGGGCGGTGATGGCCTGTCTGCAGGGCGCCGAGGCCTACCCCGATGACCCCACACCGTGGATCTGCCTCATCTCCGTCGCCCGGCTCTACGCCGCCGGGGTGCGCCGCCAGGAACTCGGCCGCTGGTGGGACGAGTTGCACGCCCGCGACCCCTACACGATCGAGGGGCACCTCCATGTGCTGCGCTACTACTCGGCGCGCTGGCACGGCACCCACGGTCTGATGTACGACTTCGCCCGCGACGCGGCGGCCGTCGCCCCACCGGGCTGCGCGCTGCCGGTCCTGGTGCAGTTCGCCCGCGTGGAGGAGTACCGCTTTCTGCAGGAGGAGGCGAACGGGCGGCCGGACGCGCCCGTCGACCTCGACGGGCACTGGAACCACGAGGGAGCCGTCGACGACGTACGGCGTACCTGGCAGCGCTGGATCGCCGCGCGCCCGGACGGCCAGCCCGCGCCGGAGGAGGTGCGCGACCTCAACTACCTGGCGCACGCCGCCAGCTACGCGGGCCTGCCGGACCTCGCGGCCCCGCTCTTCAAGACCCTGGGGGTGCGCGCCAGCCGGATGCCCTGGTCCCGCACCGGCGATCCGGAGGCGGAGTACGTGAAGTGGCGCAGGCGCGCCACGCGCGGCGCCTGAGCCACCTCACGTGTCCCGGCCGCAGAGGTGGCACGGCCGGGCCGGTGGGGAACTACAGGTCGAACTCGTGCGGCGGCAGGTCGAGGGTGAAGCACGCCTCGCGCACGACGGCCTGCTCGGTCTTGTCGAAGTCGCCGTCGGCGCCGCCGATGACGATGCCGATCTGGATGACGGCGCGCGCCTCGGCCGGCTTCTTCTTCGCCTTGGCGATCTCCTGGAGGACGCTGACCTTGCCGAAGGCGAAGTCGGCGGTCAGCTTGTTCAGGTTGTCGTCGAAGCGGCGGCGCAGGTCGTCGGCGTCGAAGTTCTGCAACACCTCGTTCGTGGCGATGAGCTGCGCGACGCGCTGGCGCTCGGAGGGATCGACCGTCCCGTCCGCCGCGGCGACGAGCGCGCACATCGCCATGCTCGCGTCGCGGAAGGCACCGCTCTTCAGATCGTTCTTCTTCGCCACGAGCTGGGTCTGCATCGTCGACGCGGACTCCTTGATGCGGTCCCACAGGGCCATGAGAGCTCCATACGTTGGGAGAGGCCCGGCCCGCCCCGGAGGGCGGACCGTGCCTCGTCGATTTCTACAGCAATGTAGAAACTAGCGAACCGCCGCAGAAGTTCCGGTGGCGTTCCACTCGGCGATCACAGGATGCCCGTGCTCGGTGGACAGCCGGCTGACGGTACCCGTCGCGAGCTGGAACAGCCGCCCGTCCGCGGGGGACAGCCCCAGCCGACGGGCCGTCAGCACGCGCAGGAAGTGGGCGTGTGCCACGAGGATCACGTCGCCGTCGGCGAGCGCCGGCCCGACGCGGGACAGCACGCGGTCCGCGCGCTCTCCCACCTCCGCCGGTGACTCGCCGGGATGGCCGTCGGGGCCGGGCGGCACGCCGTCGTTCCACAGGAACCAGTCGGGCCGGGTGCGGTGTATCTCGACGGTCGTGATGCCTTCGTACGCGCCGTAGTCCCACTCGTGCAGATCGGCATGGGCCTCGGCCCCGTACACGCCCGCGAGTTCCGCCGTGCGTATCGCGCGGCCGAGCGGGCTGGTCAGGGCCAGGGCGAAGGTCCGGCCTGCGAGCAGCGGGGCGAGGGACTTGGCCTGTTCCTCGCCGTGCTGGGTGAGGGGGAGGTCGGTCCAGCTGGTGTGCTGGCCCGACACGCTCCACTCGGTCTCGCCGTGGCGGACCAGCAGGAGGTCGCCCATGGTCGCTACTTCGCCGCCTCGACGGCGTGGCCGCCGAACTGGTTGCGCAGTGCCGCGATCATCTTCATCTGCGGGGAGTCGTCCTGGCGGGAGGCGAACCGGGCGAAGAGGGAGGCGGTGATGGCGGGCAGCGGGACGGCGTTGTCGATGGCCGCCTCGACGGTCCAGCGGCCCTCGCCGGAGTCGTCCGCGTAGCCGCGCAGCTTCTCCAGGTGCTCGTCGTCGTCCAGCGCGTTGACGGCGAGGTCGAGCAGCCAGGAGCGGATGACGGTGCCTTCCTGCCAGGAGCGGAAGACCTCGCGCACGTCGGTGACGGAGTGGACCTTCTCCAGGAGCTCCCAGCCCTCGGCGTAGGCCTGCATCATGGCGTACTCGATGCCGTTGTGGACCATCTTGGAGAAGTGGCCCGCGCCGACCTTGCCGGCGTGCACGAAGCCGGCGTCACCCTCGGGCTTGAGGGCGTCGAAGATCGGCTGCACCTTGGCGATGTTCTCGGCGTCGCCGCCGACCATCAGCGCGTAGCCGTTCTTGAGGCCCCAGACGCCGCCGGAGACGCCCGCGTCGACGAACCCGATGCCCTTGGCGGCCAGTTCCTCCGCGTGCTTCTCGTCGTCGGTCCAGCGGGAGTTGCCGCCGTCGACGACGGTGTCACCGGGCTCCAGGAGCTCGCCGAGCTGGTCGATGGTGGACTGCGTGGCGGCGCCGGCGGGGACCATCACCCACACCACGCGCGGGCCTTCGAGCGCGCTCACGAGTTCGGTGAGGCTGCCCACGTCCGAGACCTCGGGGTTGCGGTCGTAGCCGACGACCGTGTGGCCCGCGCGGCGGATCCGCTCGCGCATGTTGCCGCCCATCTTGCCGAGGCCGATGAGTCCGAGCTGCATGACAGTCACTTCTTTCGGAGGGTGCGGTACGCGGCCACGAGGGCGGCGGTGGAGGGGTCGAGGCCGGGCACGTCGGCGCCTTCGGTGAGCGCGGGTTCGACGCGCTTGGCGAGGACCTTGCCGAGTTCGACGCCCCACTGGTCGAAGGAGTCGATGTTCCAGATCGCGCCCTGGACGAACACCTTGTGCTCGTAGAGGGCGATGAGCTGGCCGAGGACCGACGGCGTCAGCTCGCTCGCGAGGATCGTCGTCGTCGGGTGGTTGCCCTTGAACGTCTTGTGCGGGACCAGTTCCTCGGGCACGCCCTCGGCGCGCACCTCGTCGGGCGTCTTGCCGAAGGCGAGGGCCTGGGTCTGCGCGAAGAAGTTCGCCATCAACAGGTCGTGCTGGGCGGCGAGTTCGGGCTCCAGCTCGTCGACCGGGTTGGCGAAGCCAATGAAGTCGGCCGGGATCAGCTTCGTGCCCTGGTGGATGAGCTGGTAGTAGGCGTGCTGCCCGTTGGTGCCGGGTGTGCCCCACACCACCGGACCGGTCTGCCATTCCACCGGGTCGCCTTCGCGGTCCACCGACTTGCCGTTGGACTCCATGTCCAACTGCTGCAGGTAGGCGGTGAACTTGGACAGGTAGTGCGAGTACGGCAGTACGGCGTGCGACTGGGCGTCGAAGAAGTTGCCGTACCAGACGCCCAACAGGCCCAGCAGCAAAGGCGCGTTGGCCTCGGCGGGAGCCGTACGGAAGTGCTCGTCGACGAGCCTGAACCCGTCGAGCAGCTCCCGGAACCGGTCCGGGCCGATCGCGATCATCAACGACAGGCCGATCGCCGAGTCGAAGGAGTAGCGTCCGCCGACCCAGTCCCAGAACCCGAACATGTTGGCCGTGTCGATGCCGAAGTCCGACACCTTCCCGGCGTTCGTCGACAGCGCCACGAAGTGCTTGGCGACGGCCTTCTCGTCGCCGTCGAACCTGTCCAGCAGCCAGGTCCGCGCCGAGGTGGCGTTGGTGATCGTCTCGATCGTGGTGAACGTCTTCGAGGCGATGATGAACAGCGTCTCGGCCGGGTCGAGGTCGCGGACGGCCTCGTGCAGATCGGCGCCGTCCACGTTCGACACGAACCGCACGGTCAGCGAGCGGTCGGTGAAGGCCCGCAGCGCCTCGTACGCCATCGCCGGACCGAGGTCGGAGCCGCCGATACCGATGTTCACGACGTTCTTGATGCGCTTGCCGGTGTGACCGGTCCACTCACCCGAACGGACCCGCTCGGCGAAGTCGGCCATCTTGTCGAGCACGGCGTGCACGCCAGGGACGACGTTCTCCCCGTCGACCTCGATCACCGCGTTCCGCGGGGCCCGCAGGGCGGTGTGCAGCACCGCCCTGTCCTCGGTGACGTTGATCCTCTCGCCGCGGAACATCGCGTCCCGCAGCCCGAACACGTCGGTGGCGGTGGCCAGTTCCTGGAGGAGGGCGAGGGTCTCGTCCGTGATCAGATGCTTGGAGTAGTCGATCCGCAGATCGCCGACCCGCACGACATAGCGCTCGGCGCGGGCGGGATCGGCGGCGAACAGCTCACGCAGCCGCGGGTGGAGCAGACCGTCCGCGCGGTGGTCCTCCAGGGCCACCCACTCCGGACGCCGCGTGAGCTTGGGGGAGTCAGGCATGACGGGGGGTCTCCTTGGTGCCGCTCTCGCCCCGCAGGGCGACGGCGTACATCTCGTCCGCGTCGAGGCGGCGCAGCTCCTCGGCGATCAGCTCGGAAGTGCTGCGCACCTTCAGCGCGAGGGTGCGGGAGGGCTGCCCGGGCAGCGACAGGGTGGCCAGCGGTCCCTCGGGCCGGTCGATCACGATCTCGCCGTTCGCCGTGCCGAGCCGCACCGCGGTCACCACCGGACCGGCGGTGACGACCCGCTCGACCGACACTTCGAGCCGGGCGCCCAGCCAGCGGGCGAGCAGCTCGGCGCTCGGGTTGTCGGCCTCGCTCTCGACGGCGGCCGAGATCACCTTCGTACGGGCCTGGTCGAGCGCGGCGGCCAGCATCGAGCGCCAGGGCGTCAGCCGGGTCCACGCCAGGTCGGTGTCGCCCGGCGCGTAGGAGTTGACGCGGGCCTCCAGGGCCGTGAGGGGCGCCTCGACGGCGTACATGTCGGTGATCCTGCGCTGCGCGAGGGCTCCCAGCGGGTCCTTGGCGGGCACCTTGGGGGCGTCCACCGGCCACCAGACGACGACGGGCGCGTCCGGCAGCAGCAGCGGCAGGACCACGGAGTCGGCGTGGTCGGACACCTCGCCGTAGGTCCGCAGCACGACGGTCTCACCGGCACCGGAGTCGGCGCCCACCCGGACCTCGGCGTCGAGGCGCGAGTTGGTGCGGTCGCGCGGGGTGCGGGCGTGTCGCTTGATGACGACCAGGGTGCGTGAGGGGTGCTCGCGCGAGGCCTCCTCGGCGGCCTTGATCGAGTCGTACGCGTTCTCTTCGTCGGTGACGATGACCATCGTCAGGACCATGCCCACGGCGGGGGTGCCGATGGCGCGGCGCCCCTGCACGAGCGCCTTGTTGATCTTGCTTGCCGTGGTGTCGGTCAGGTCGATCTTCATGGCCTGCGCCAGCTCCGTCCGTCTCGTGCGAGCATCTCGTCGGCTTCCTTCGGACCCCAGCTGCCCGAGGGGTACTGCGCGGGCTTGCCATGGGTCTCCCAGTACTCCTCGATCGGGTCGAGGACCTTCCAGGACTCTTCCACCTCCTGATGACGGGGGAAGAGATTGGCGTCGCCGAGCAGGACATCCAGAATCAGCCGTTCGTACGCCTCCGGGCTGGACTCGGTGAACGACTCGCCGTAGGCGAAGTCCATCGTGACGTCCCGGATCTCCATCGACGTACCCGGGACCTTCGATCCGAAGCGCACCGTCATGCCCTCGTCGGGCTGGACGCGGATCACGATCGCGTTCTGGCCGAGCTCCTCGGTGGCGGTCGAGTCGAACGGTGAGTGCGGGGCGCGCTGGAAGACCACCGCGATCTCCGTCACCCGCCGGCCCAGGCGCTTGCCGGTGCGCAGATAGAAGGGGACGCCCGCCCAGCGGCGGTTGTCGACCTCCAGCTTGACGGCCGCGTAGGTGTCGGTCGTCGACTTGGGGTCGATGCCCTCCTCCTGCAGATAGCCGCGCACCTTCTCGCCGCCCTGCCAGGCCGCCGCGTACTGGCCGCGCACCGTGTGCTCGCCCAGGTTCTCCGGCAGCTTCACCGACTTGAGGACCTTGAGCTTCTCGGTCAGCAGCGACTCGGCGTCGAAGGCGATCGGCTCCTCCATGGCGGTCAGCGCCATCAGCTGGAGCAGGTGGTTCTGGATCACGTCACGGGCCGAACCGATGCCGTCGTAGTAGCCGGCCCGGCCGCCGATGCCGATGTCCTCCGCCATGGTGATCTGCACGTGGTCGACGTACGACCGGTTCCAGATCGGCTCGTACATCTGGTTGGCGAAGCGGAGCGCCAGGATGTTCTGGACGGTCTCCTTGCCGAGGTAGTGGTCGATGCGGAAGACCTGCTCCGGGTCGAACACGTCGTGCACGAGCGCGTTCAGCTCGCGCGCGCTCTCGAGGTCGTGGCCGAACGGCTTCTCGATGACCGCGCGCCGCCAGGAACCCTCCGGCGGGCTCGCGAGCCCGTGCTTCTTGAGCTGCTGGACGACCTTCGGGAAGAACTTCGGGGGCACGGAGAGGTAGAACGCGTAGTTGCCGCTGGTGCCCCGGGCCGCGTCCAGCTCCTCGATGGCGGAGCGCAGCTGCTTGAACGCCGTGTCGTCGTCGAAGGTGCCCGGGATGAACCGCATGCCCTCGGCGAGCTGCTGCCAGACCTCCTCCCGGAACGGGGTGCGCGCGTGTTCCTTCACCGAGTCGTGCACGATCTGCGCGAAGTCCTCGTCCTCCCAGTCGCGGCGGGCGAACCCGACGAGCGAGAAGCCCGGCGGCAGCAGACCGCGGTTGGCGAGGTCGTAGACGGCCGGCATCAGCTTCTTGCGGGACAGGTCGCCGGTGACACCGAAGATGACGAGGCCCGAGGGGCCCGCGATACGGGGGAGGCGGCGGTCACGGGGGTCACGGAGCGGGTTCTCCCATTCCGCCACCGGAACAGGGCCGTTGCTCTTGGCCTCGGCCTTCGCCTCGACAGCCTTCGCATCGACCGGCTTCACACCGTCCGGTTCCACGGTCGTGTCACCAGATCCC is a window of Streptomyces sp. NBC_00271 DNA encoding:
- a CDS encoding TetR/AcrR family transcriptional regulator, yielding MTSVEEPARPVGRIRDAARTKAEILDVATQEFSRAGFAGARVDEIAARTRTTKRMIYYYFGGKEQLFTAVLERAYSAIRRAEQDLDVEHLDPVAAIRRLAELTFDHHEAHPDFIRLVSIENIHEAEHIAASEELGKIGSPALEVIRRILETGRKSGLFTADVDAVDLHAMISSFCFFRVSNRHTFGALFGRDLVAPDQREHYRTMLGDMVIAYLTADRTED
- a CDS encoding bifunctional sugar phosphate isomerase/epimerase/4-hydroxyphenylpyruvate dioxygenase family protein, with product MRTSIATVSLSGSLTEKLTAAGRAGFDGVEIFENDLLASPLTPEEIRARTADLGLSIDLYQPMRDIEAVPEEEFARNLRRARHKFELMRRLGTDTVLVCSSVSPLAVDDDALAADQLRRLADLAQDFGMRVAYEALAWGRHVSTYDHAWSIVEAADHPALGTCLDSFHILARGGDPKGIEDIPGEKIFFLQLADAPLMAMDVLQWSRHYRCFPGQGGFDIAGFLGHVLRAGYRGPLSLEVFNDVFRQAEAGPTAVDARRSLLVLQEATGLAAPPAPVVPTGVAFAELVTPDVEPVTALLGALGFTRRARHRSKPVDLWQQGEARVLVNTGPAARRDGTSLAAVGLESPDPAAAARRAESLLAPVLPRRRAPEDAPLDAVAAPDGTELFFCVTDRSGHPELARWTGDFVPVPHERLPQHVARIDHLALTQPWHQFDEAALFHRSVLGLSAQDSVDVADPYGLHRSRAVTNADGSVRIALGVGPAPTDEGARAQHIALATDDVVTAARRFREAGGRLLAMPANYYDDLAARYEFADGEPETYRELGILYDRDAEGEFRHCYTETVGRVFFELVQRDGGYRGYGAQNAPVRLAAQHLPRRAGR
- a CDS encoding tellurite resistance TerB family protein — translated: MALWDRIKESASTMQTQLVAKKNDLKSGAFRDASMAMCALVAAADGTVDPSERQRVAQLIATNEVLQNFDADDLRRRFDDNLNKLTADFAFGKVSVLQEIAKAKKKPAEARAVIQIGIVIGGADGDFDKTEQAVVREACFTLDLPPHEFDL
- a CDS encoding MFS transporter codes for the protein MSVPAVPLDAPPGQPRKAAMAAWIGSALEYYDFFIYGSAAALIFPKVFFDESDPATATLLSLATFGVAYAARPVGALFLGHFGDRVGRKKIMVFTLILMGLSTFLIGCLPTRAQVGGLAPVLLVLCRVLQGISAAGEQASANSMTLEHAPPHRRGFFTSFTLSGTQGGQLLATLVFLPVAALPEDQLLSWGWRVPFWASVAVAVVGYVIRRTLQETPAFTQQAASEGVPKLPLLVLLREHWADVLRVVAGALIASVSTIFTVWALAYGTSDSVGLSRTQMLWVGALANIVALGAIPAWATLSDRIGRRPVFLIGAAGSAVLMFAYLWAISTGSYPLVLLFGILAFGVVYSAANGVWPSFYGEMFSTRVRLSGMAIGTQIGFAVAGFAVTFAAQIAGPGGDDWSSVALFTAALCVPPVLAALTARETHTVPTEQLGERAPQDAAKHEAVTA
- a CDS encoding histidine phosphatase family protein, translating into MGDLLLVRHGETEWSVSGQHTSWTDLPLTQHGEEQAKSLAPLLAGRTFALALTSPLGRAIRTAELAGVYGAEAHADLHEWDYGAYEGITTVEIHRTRPDWFLWNDGVPPGPDGHPGESPAEVGERADRVLSRVGPALADGDVILVAHAHFLRVLTARRLGLSPADGRLFQLATGTVSRLSTEHGHPVIAEWNATGTSAAVR
- a CDS encoding PPOX class F420-dependent oxidoreductase, which codes for MTQDATQDTLLKLLSEYDGGVLVTLKKDGRPQLSNVNHAYDPDERIVRVSVTDDRAKTRNLRRDPRASYHVTAEDRWAYTVAEGTAELTPVARDPHDETVEELVRLYRAVRGEHPDWDDYRAAMVSDGRLVLRLHVERAYGVPRGR
- a CDS encoding shikimate dehydrogenase; this translates as MDTYLVGLIGSGIGPSLSPALHEREADRQGLRYLYRLIDIDVLGVGPEAVGDLVRAARDLGFDGLNITHPCKQLVIDHLDELAPQAAALGAVNTVVFEGGRAVGHNTDVTGFAASFARGLPDVPLERVVQLGAGGAGAAVAHAVLTLGAGHVTVVDAMPDRAADLAAGLNRHFGAGRAAAAAPDALGGLLGRGDGVVHATPTGMAAHPGLPFPAELLHPGLWVAEVVYRPLETELLRTARAVGCATLDGGGMAVFQAADAFRLFTGREPDAVRMLADIAELAGVSGAGVGG